Proteins co-encoded in one Flavobacterium sp. M31R6 genomic window:
- a CDS encoding type I restriction endonuclease subunit R: MSIPSYIEDHISQIPALQLLIKMGYQYVSPDEAMELRGGRTSNVLLEPILKKQLEKINSIQYKDKEFSFSESNINAAIIALRELPIQDGFIKANQAIYDLITLGKSLEQTILNDKKSFSFQYIDWKNIENNTFHVTEEYAVLRSERNDTYRPDIVLFINGIPMVVIECKSNVIKDPVTQGISQHLRNQLEDGIRGLYQYSNMVLSLAVNEARYATTATQKEFWSVWKEVFRTKEEGIQYGDAIRQLKNSELPNTERTAIFKQRFGSVLHYFNQLEKEEVIVTEQDKLVFSLCQKSRILDLIFNYIIYDDGIKKITRYQQYFAIKETLKKISIADANGKRTGGVIWHTQGSGKSLTMVMLAQLIATQKEIKNPKIILVTDRIDLNTQITETFQKCHVDVEEAQTGKHLVELINSPTDAVITTLIHKFEAAINQSKEGFTSPNIFVLIDEGHRSQYGTFNVKMQKVFPNACFVAFTGTPLMKKEKSTANKFGGLIDVYSITDAVEDKAVVPLLYEGRHNLIEVNDKPLDTYFDKISEPATPYGKVALKRKFSSTNQINKADQVIYARAWDISEHFEANIQGTGFKGQLVAPNKTSAIKYREYLKEIGKVSCEVLISAPDTRENHEDAFEENEDVVLKFYKAMMGKYGKQLDYEKSVISAFKKQEQPEIIIVVDKLLTGFDAPNNQVLYITRSLKEHTLLQAIARVNRVAPGKEYGFIIDYFGNLENLDNALNTYSGLNDFELEELSGTIININKEIEKLPQAHSELWDIFKTIKNKYDAEAYSELLNDESIRHPFYEKLSAFVRLFKLAMASIEFNDIKNEKTIDKYKKDSKFFLQLRVDVKRRYFDDLDYSAYEPQVQKLIDKHITTEGEVLKITELVNIFDREKREAEVEKVIGKAAKADHIATRTVKAINVKMNEDPIFYKSLSALIREAINDYHQHRIDEALYLQKAKEYENQFLTGKQNNVPNAIQDKPNAIAFYNLINAVLQNSFSNAPEPKEVQAGTALEIEDCIKNIVFENNTLIIDWQTNTEIEKELKNNLDDLLFEKQQQYDTQFSFDKIDELIDEVIKIAKLKYI; this comes from the coding sequence ATGAGTATTCCATCCTATATTGAAGACCATATCAGTCAAATTCCAGCATTACAGTTGCTCATAAAAATGGGATATCAATATGTATCGCCAGATGAAGCAATGGAATTACGTGGCGGTAGAACCAGTAATGTATTACTGGAACCTATTTTAAAAAAACAACTCGAAAAAATAAATAGTATTCAATACAAGGACAAAGAGTTTTCTTTTTCAGAGAGCAATATCAATGCTGCAATTATCGCTTTGCGGGAATTACCAATACAGGATGGTTTTATAAAGGCAAATCAGGCAATTTATGACCTTATAACTTTGGGCAAAAGTTTGGAACAAACCATTCTAAACGATAAAAAAAGTTTTTCTTTTCAATATATCGATTGGAAAAACATTGAGAATAATACATTCCACGTTACCGAAGAATATGCCGTACTGCGCAGCGAAAGAAACGACACCTATCGTCCAGATATTGTTTTGTTCATCAATGGAATTCCAATGGTAGTAATTGAATGCAAAAGTAATGTGATAAAAGATCCTGTAACACAAGGAATATCACAACATTTAAGAAACCAATTAGAGGACGGAATAAGAGGATTATACCAATATTCTAATATGGTGTTGTCATTAGCAGTAAACGAGGCAAGATATGCCACGACAGCCACACAAAAAGAGTTTTGGAGTGTATGGAAAGAAGTATTCCGTACCAAGGAAGAAGGAATACAGTATGGCGATGCAATTAGACAACTAAAAAACAGCGAATTGCCTAACACAGAGCGAACAGCCATTTTCAAACAACGATTTGGCAGTGTATTACATTATTTCAATCAACTAGAAAAAGAAGAAGTAATTGTAACCGAACAAGATAAATTAGTATTCAGTTTATGTCAAAAATCAAGAATTTTAGACTTGATTTTTAATTACATAATTTATGATGATGGCATTAAGAAAATAACCCGATACCAGCAATATTTTGCAATCAAAGAAACACTAAAAAAAATCAGTATTGCCGATGCTAATGGAAAGCGAACTGGTGGTGTGATTTGGCATACACAAGGAAGTGGAAAATCGTTGACAATGGTAATGTTGGCGCAATTAATTGCAACCCAAAAAGAGATAAAAAATCCAAAAATAATTCTAGTTACCGATAGAATAGATTTAAATACACAAATAACAGAAACATTTCAAAAATGTCACGTTGATGTAGAAGAAGCACAAACCGGAAAACATTTAGTAGAACTAATTAATAGCCCAACCGATGCAGTAATTACAACATTGATACACAAATTTGAAGCTGCTATAAACCAATCAAAAGAAGGTTTTACTTCGCCTAATATTTTTGTATTGATTGACGAAGGACACCGAAGCCAGTATGGTACATTTAATGTAAAAATGCAAAAGGTTTTCCCTAATGCCTGTTTTGTCGCATTTACAGGAACTCCATTAATGAAAAAAGAAAAAAGTACTGCCAATAAATTTGGAGGTCTAATTGATGTTTATTCTATAACGGATGCCGTTGAAGATAAAGCTGTAGTACCGTTGCTTTATGAGGGAAGACACAATCTAATTGAGGTAAATGATAAACCATTAGACACCTATTTCGATAAAATTTCGGAACCTGCAACACCTTATGGAAAAGTTGCATTAAAAAGAAAATTCAGTTCAACCAATCAAATTAATAAAGCCGACCAAGTGATTTATGCAAGAGCTTGGGATATTAGCGAGCATTTTGAAGCAAACATTCAAGGGACTGGTTTCAAAGGACAATTAGTAGCACCCAACAAAACCAGCGCAATAAAATACCGAGAATACTTAAAAGAAATAGGAAAAGTAAGTTGTGAGGTGTTAATTTCTGCACCCGATACAAGAGAAAATCACGAAGATGCTTTTGAGGAAAACGAAGATGTAGTCTTGAAGTTTTACAAAGCAATGATGGGTAAATATGGAAAACAATTAGATTACGAAAAATCAGTAATTAGTGCTTTCAAAAAGCAAGAACAACCTGAAATAATTATTGTAGTAGATAAATTATTAACTGGTTTCGATGCACCAAATAATCAAGTATTATACATTACTAGAAGTTTAAAAGAGCATACTTTACTTCAAGCTATTGCAAGGGTAAATAGAGTTGCGCCTGGAAAAGAATATGGTTTTATAATCGATTATTTTGGAAATTTAGAAAATCTGGACAATGCTCTAAATACATACAGCGGACTAAATGACTTTGAATTAGAAGAACTATCAGGAACAATAATAAACATAAACAAGGAGATAGAAAAATTACCACAGGCACACAGCGAGTTATGGGATATTTTCAAAACGATAAAAAACAAATACGATGCAGAAGCATATTCCGAATTATTAAATGATGAAAGCATAAGACATCCCTTTTATGAAAAACTTTCGGCTTTTGTTCGTTTGTTTAAATTAGCAATGGCATCAATAGAATTTAATGATATTAAAAACGAGAAAACCATTGATAAATACAAAAAGGACAGTAAGTTTTTCTTGCAATTGAGAGTAGATGTTAAGCGAAGATATTTTGATGATTTAGATTATTCAGCTTATGAACCACAAGTTCAAAAGTTAATAGATAAACATATAACTACGGAAGGCGAAGTATTAAAAATAACCGAACTAGTAAATATTTTTGATAGAGAAAAAAGAGAAGCTGAAGTAGAAAAAGTAATTGGAAAAGCAGCAAAAGCGGATCACATTGCAACTCGTACCGTCAAGGCAATTAATGTCAAAATGAATGAAGATCCCATCTTCTATAAAAGTTTGTCGGCATTAATTAGAGAAGCTATAAATGATTATCATCAGCATCGAATTGATGAAGCACTTTATTTACAAAAAGCTAAAGAATATGAAAATCAATTCTTAACTGGAAAACAAAATAATGTACCAAATGCTATCCAAGATAAACCAAATGCAATTGCTTTCTACAATCTGATAAATGCAGTTTTACAAAATAGTTTTAGCAATGCACCAGAACCAAAAGAAGTACAAGCTGGTACAGCATTAGAAATAGAAGATTGTATAAAGAATATAGTATTTGAAAACAATACACTTATTATTGATTGGCAAACCAATACTGAAATTGAGAAAGAATTGAAAAATAATCTCGATGATTTACTTTTCGAAAAACAGCAACAATACGATACGCAATTTTCATTTGATAAAATTGATGAATTAATAGACGAAGTAATTAAAATTGCTAAACTAAAATACATTTAA
- a CDS encoding M48 family metallopeptidase, with product MLQSSQQVNYGSKSIEYKLSFAERKSLGIKVLPDGLVLVIAPFDADLIEINKKVKLKANWILKQQAFFCSYKPNTPERKYVNGETHLYLGRQYKLQIIEDTINEIKIYRGAMIMKTKKNNPEYLEKKLNEWYKEKAIVHFEELLEISLEKFNKYKIEKPILDIRLMQKRWGSCTKSGKIILNTELIKAPKGSIEYVVIHELCHLVHHNHNKEFYDLQNTLSPNWEKWKEKLEHALS from the coding sequence ATGCTACAATCAAGTCAACAAGTCAATTATGGCAGTAAAAGCATTGAATATAAATTGTCTTTTGCTGAAAGAAAATCATTAGGCATAAAAGTATTGCCTGATGGTTTGGTATTGGTTATTGCTCCATTTGATGCGGATTTAATAGAAATCAATAAAAAAGTAAAATTAAAAGCCAATTGGATATTAAAACAGCAAGCTTTTTTTTGTAGTTACAAACCAAATACTCCAGAGCGTAAATATGTTAATGGAGAAACACATTTGTATCTAGGTAGACAATATAAGTTACAAATTATTGAAGATACTATAAATGAAATAAAGATTTATAGAGGCGCAATGATTATGAAAACTAAAAAAAACAATCCGGAATATTTAGAGAAAAAATTAAATGAATGGTACAAGGAAAAAGCAATTGTCCATTTTGAAGAATTGCTCGAAATTTCTTTAGAAAAATTTAATAAGTACAAAATCGAAAAACCTATTTTAGATATAAGATTAATGCAAAAACGTTGGGGAAGTTGCACTAAATCAGGCAAAATAATTCTAAACACAGAATTAATAAAAGCCCCAAAAGGAAGTATTGAATATGTTGTAATTCACGAATTATGTCATTTAGTTCATCACAATCATAATAAGGAATTCTATGATTTACAAAATACATTATCTCCCAATTGGGAAAAATGGAAAGAAAAATTAGAACACGCTTTGTCCTAA
- a CDS encoding N-6 DNA methylase, which yields MGFSKRQHLQSNIDSLRIAFKLEKENRKASAGERLLMMQYSGFGGLKFVLNPAQNPIDINHWRKTEYELFPVTQELHQLLKENATDEKQYRRYVDSMRSSVLTAFYTPPLIIDAISTTLKENGVSIQKLLEPSAGNGSFIQSFADKDMPQVTAYEKDLLTGKILKQLYPDNTIRISGFEEIPEREKNSYDVVASNIPFGDTSVFDLSYSRSRDAAKVQAARSIHNYFFMKGAEMLREGGVLAFITSQGVLNSPKNEPIRKVLMQDNNLVSVVRLPNNLFTDYAGTEVGSDLIILQKNTAKQSLTEAEELFCQSQITEYNTPSNALFQDNGRIIHTTQMLATDPYGQPAFVYTHRDGVEGIAKDLKQMLSEDFGKHLDIGLYKGERNDAPIKQIPITPTVATPVAGSATISQKTQTLTAQTINKDIVKEERQLSIFDLFENSKELASFTTPVKAVTTTKLPAKRKRTVSGYQGNLFSGLMQQPPISTSPVNSNIPNERNTQEVIGDLFSGLKGNNLSEKITAGNTIPEPAIYTKEIQSFHRNDSLAVDNGWVGYLKDFDSDKKQAMFHPLQLSSLQKGRAEAYISVRDNYLDLYQKEAKLQTEHKEERETFNKVYDAFVKRYGNLNSADNIKLIKTDSSGKEMAYLERVVGGVVHKADIFHRPVSFSITTLATDNPDEALAASLNKYGNVDLDFMSKISGISSDDLKAVLHGRIFYNPLEKEYEIAERWVAGNVVEKATALKSYLESNPHDRQAKESLTSLEEARPRRIEFEELDFNLGERWIPTGIYARFASHLFDTEVRIQYSETSDDFSIKCDQKNVHIWDKYAVKSESRTFDGIALLKNALVNTTPDITKKVMIDDKEVKVRDMEAIQMANTKIDEIRTAFTEWLHTQNDEFKKRLTDQYNDTFNCFVRPQYDGSHQEFPGLDRKGLGINDLYSSQKDTVWMIKLNNGAICDHEVGAGKTLVMCTAAQEMKRLGMVHKPMIIGLKANVHEIAETYRKAYPHAKIMYPGKEDFTPQKRQRIFGDIKNNDWDCVILTHDQFGMIPQSPEMQKEILQVELNSVEDNLAALEAQGKEISRGMLKGVIIRRQNLEVRLKTLEHDIENRKDDVVDFKMMGIDHLFADESHQFKNLMFNTRHDRVAGLGNMMGSQKAMNLLFAIRTIQDRIQGDMGATFLSGTTISNSLTELYLLFKYLRPRALEKQGINCFDAWAAIYARKTTDYEFSVANNIVSKERFRYFIKVPELAQFYSEITDYRTAKDIGIDRPEKNEVLYNIPPTPDQEVFIQKLMEFAKSGNATLLGRPPLTDREEKAKMLIATDYARKMSLDMRMVSSKYNDHPDNKASHCATNIAKYYQKFHAQKGTQFVFSDLGTYKPGEWNVYGEIKRKLVDDYGIPEHEVRFIQEAKNDKQRKELIGGMNEGKIRVLFGSTGMLGTGVNAQKRAVAVHHLDTPWRPSDLAQRDGRAVRKGNEIAKFFADNKVDVIIYAVEKSLDSYKFNLLYNKQLFIDQLKTNNLGKRTIDEGSMDEKSGMNFSEYVAILSGNTDLLEKAKLEKQVAGLESEKQAFNRSKFSSKYKLEDISATLESAKSRLERMTLDWENLQQRLQKGQDGTILNPVQLDGLLPNADVKQIGTKLNQIADKARTGGQYDEIGSLYGFTLLVKTEISEKEGIDIRVNRFLVQGEGNIKYTYNNGLIATDAKLASMNFLSALEKIPSYIEQEQKKITELKKDLPILQEVVNGTWTKESRLSELKTELASIDRKIQLSIAPEHKEQDLEELVVPIKSSDALVQERPSVRLKGT from the coding sequence ATGGGCTTCAGTAAACGTCAACATCTCCAATCGAATATTGATTCCCTGCGAATTGCTTTTAAACTGGAAAAGGAGAACAGAAAAGCCTCCGCAGGCGAAAGACTGCTAATGATGCAATACAGCGGATTTGGTGGTCTTAAATTTGTGTTGAATCCTGCCCAAAATCCGATAGATATTAACCATTGGAGAAAGACCGAATATGAACTTTTTCCAGTTACACAGGAACTCCATCAGCTTCTAAAAGAAAATGCAACTGATGAAAAACAATACCGTAGATATGTGGACAGTATGCGGAGTTCTGTACTGACTGCATTTTACACACCACCTTTGATTATTGATGCTATTTCCACCACATTAAAAGAAAATGGTGTAAGCATTCAAAAACTTTTAGAACCATCTGCCGGTAACGGTTCTTTCATACAATCCTTTGCAGATAAAGATATGCCACAGGTTACCGCTTATGAAAAGGACTTGCTCACTGGAAAAATTTTAAAACAGCTCTATCCAGATAATACGATCCGCATTAGCGGCTTTGAAGAAATACCCGAAAGGGAAAAAAACAGCTATGATGTGGTAGCTAGCAATATCCCTTTCGGTGATACGTCCGTCTTTGATCTTTCCTATTCCAGAAGCAGGGACGCTGCAAAAGTACAGGCTGCCCGAAGCATACACAATTACTTCTTTATGAAGGGAGCCGAAATGCTCCGTGAAGGTGGTGTGCTGGCTTTTATCACTTCACAAGGTGTGCTGAACAGCCCGAAGAACGAACCCATACGCAAGGTATTGATGCAGGACAACAACCTAGTTTCAGTCGTTCGGTTGCCAAATAATTTATTTACCGACTATGCTGGTACAGAGGTAGGAAGTGATCTAATAATTCTGCAAAAGAATACTGCAAAACAAAGTTTGACCGAAGCGGAAGAACTGTTTTGTCAGAGTCAAATAACGGAATACAATACGCCAAGCAACGCCTTGTTTCAAGACAACGGAAGGATTATACATACTACACAGATGTTGGCTACCGATCCTTATGGACAACCTGCATTTGTCTATACGCACAGGGATGGTGTGGAAGGAATTGCCAAGGACCTAAAGCAAATGCTATCGGAAGATTTTGGAAAACATCTGGATATTGGCTTGTATAAAGGTGAACGAAACGATGCGCCAATCAAACAAATTCCTATAACACCAACGGTTGCAACTCCCGTTGCCGGATCTGCAACCATTTCACAGAAAACGCAGACATTAACTGCTCAAACAATAAATAAAGACATTGTAAAAGAAGAAAGGCAACTAAGCATTTTTGATCTCTTTGAAAATTCAAAAGAACTGGCGTCTTTTACCACTCCTGTTAAAGCAGTCACAACAACAAAACTACCAGCCAAAAGAAAAAGAACTGTGAGCGGATATCAGGGAAACCTGTTCAGCGGTTTGATGCAACAACCTCCCATTTCTACTTCTCCAGTAAATAGCAATATACCAAATGAGAGAAATACACAGGAAGTTATCGGCGATTTGTTTTCAGGACTGAAAGGAAATAATCTCTCCGAAAAGATTACCGCAGGCAACACCATTCCCGAACCAGCAATTTATACCAAAGAAATACAGTCTTTTCATCGTAACGATAGCCTTGCAGTGGATAACGGCTGGGTCGGCTATCTTAAAGATTTTGATAGCGATAAGAAACAGGCGATGTTTCATCCTTTGCAATTATCGTCCTTACAGAAAGGAAGAGCTGAAGCCTATATTTCTGTACGAGATAACTACCTCGATTTATATCAGAAGGAAGCCAAACTGCAAACCGAACATAAAGAAGAGAGAGAAACATTTAATAAGGTTTACGATGCCTTCGTAAAAAGGTACGGCAACCTGAACAGTGCCGATAATATCAAGCTTATCAAAACAGACAGTTCCGGTAAGGAAATGGCTTATTTGGAACGTGTTGTGGGCGGTGTGGTACATAAGGCGGATATCTTCCACCGTCCGGTAAGCTTCTCCATTACCACATTAGCTACCGATAATCCCGATGAGGCTTTAGCCGCATCATTGAACAAATACGGGAACGTTGATCTAGACTTTATGTCCAAAATCAGCGGTATATCATCCGACGATTTGAAAGCGGTATTGCACGGACGCATCTTTTATAATCCTTTGGAAAAGGAATATGAAATAGCTGAAAGATGGGTAGCTGGCAATGTGGTGGAGAAAGCCACAGCCTTAAAAAGCTATCTCGAAAGCAATCCCCATGATAGGCAGGCCAAAGAAAGCCTTACGTCTTTAGAAGAAGCCCGACCAAGACGTATCGAATTTGAAGAGTTAGATTTCAATCTTGGTGAACGCTGGATACCGACAGGGATCTATGCCCGTTTTGCTTCTCATCTTTTTGATACGGAGGTGCGTATCCAGTATTCTGAAACTTCCGATGACTTTTCTATAAAATGCGATCAGAAAAATGTACATATATGGGATAAATATGCCGTCAAGTCTGAAAGTCGAACATTTGACGGGATTGCTCTACTGAAAAACGCATTAGTCAATACTACTCCTGATATTACCAAAAAAGTAATGATTGATGATAAGGAAGTCAAGGTAAGGGATATGGAAGCTATACAGATGGCGAATACCAAGATTGATGAAATACGTACCGCCTTTACCGAATGGCTTCACACTCAAAACGATGAGTTTAAAAAAAGGCTGACCGACCAGTATAACGATACCTTTAACTGTTTTGTGCGTCCGCAGTACGACGGAAGCCATCAGGAATTTCCAGGACTGGACAGAAAAGGCTTAGGCATTAACGATTTATATTCGAGCCAAAAGGATACAGTATGGATGATCAAGCTGAACAACGGTGCGATTTGCGATCACGAAGTAGGAGCCGGCAAGACATTGGTGATGTGTACCGCAGCACAGGAGATGAAACGTTTGGGAATGGTACACAAACCTATGATAATAGGATTGAAAGCCAATGTCCATGAGATTGCAGAAACGTACCGTAAAGCCTACCCACACGCTAAAATTATGTATCCTGGCAAAGAAGATTTTACCCCACAGAAAAGGCAACGGATTTTCGGAGATATTAAAAACAACGATTGGGACTGCGTGATATTGACCCATGACCAGTTTGGCATGATACCCCAGTCGCCAGAAATGCAAAAGGAAATCCTACAAGTCGAACTGAACAGCGTGGAAGATAATCTTGCCGCTTTGGAAGCACAGGGCAAAGAGATTTCAAGGGGTATGCTCAAAGGTGTAATCATCAGGAGACAGAACCTTGAAGTTAGGCTGAAAACTTTGGAACATGACATCGAAAACCGAAAAGATGATGTAGTGGATTTTAAGATGATGGGCATCGACCACTTATTTGCTGATGAAAGCCACCAGTTCAAAAACCTGATGTTCAATACGCGTCATGACCGGGTTGCAGGTTTGGGCAATATGATGGGAAGCCAAAAGGCCATGAACCTGCTTTTTGCCATCCGCACCATTCAGGATCGCATACAAGGCGATATGGGTGCTACCTTTCTTTCAGGTACAACTATCAGCAATTCCTTAACCGAGTTATATCTATTGTTTAAATATCTCCGTCCAAGAGCATTGGAAAAACAAGGTATTAACTGTTTTGATGCGTGGGCGGCTATCTATGCAAGGAAAACGACTGATTATGAGTTTTCGGTAGCGAATAATATCGTGTCAAAAGAACGCTTCCGCTACTTTATCAAAGTGCCGGAACTGGCACAGTTCTATTCGGAAATCACGGATTACAGAACCGCTAAGGATATTGGTATAGATCGTCCGGAAAAGAACGAGGTACTTTATAATATACCGCCTACGCCCGATCAGGAAGTATTCATCCAGAAATTGATGGAGTTTGCTAAATCAGGTAATGCGACCTTATTGGGAAGACCTCCGCTAACAGATAGGGAAGAAAAAGCAAAGATGCTGATTGCTACGGATTATGCCCGTAAGATGTCCCTCGATATGCGGATGGTAAGCAGTAAATATAATGACCACCCCGATAACAAAGCTTCTCATTGTGCAACCAATATTGCAAAGTATTACCAAAAATTCCATGCGCAGAAAGGAACGCAGTTTGTTTTTTCAGATTTAGGCACTTACAAGCCAGGAGAATGGAATGTATATGGGGAAATCAAGCGCAAACTTGTAGATGATTATGGTATACCGGAACATGAAGTCCGTTTTATACAGGAAGCTAAAAATGATAAGCAACGCAAGGAGCTTATAGGCGGTATGAATGAGGGGAAAATCCGTGTGCTGTTTGGTTCTACCGGCATGTTGGGAACTGGTGTAAATGCACAGAAAAGAGCTGTTGCCGTTCATCATTTGGATACCCCGTGGAGACCAAGCGATCTTGCTCAACGTGACGGAAGGGCTGTGCGAAAAGGCAATGAAATTGCCAAATTTTTCGCCGATAACAAGGTGGATGTAATTATCTATGCAGTCGAAAAATCGCTGGACAGCTACAAGTTTAATCTTTTGTACAATAAACAGCTTTTTATTGACCAACTCAAAACCAACAATCTAGGAAAGCGAACCATTGATGAGGGGAGTATGGATGAAAAATCGGGAATGAATTTCTCTGAATACGTAGCTATACTTTCGGGAAATACGGATTTATTGGAAAAAGCAAAACTGGAAAAACAGGTCGCTGGATTGGAAAGTGAGAAGCAGGCATTCAATCGTTCCAAGTTCAGCTCCAAATACAAGCTGGAAGATATTTCTGCGACACTAGAGTCTGCCAAGTCACGATTGGAACGAATGACCCTCGATTGGGAAAATCTGCAACAACGCTTACAAAAAGGACAGGACGGAACGATACTGAACCCTGTACAGCTTGATGGATTGTTACCTAATGCTGATGTGAAACAGATTGGAACAAAGCTAAATCAGATTGCGGATAAAGCCCGTACCGGTGGTCAATATGACGAAATAGGCAGCCTGTATGGGTTTACATTATTGGTTAAAACTGAAATATCCGAAAAAGAGGGTATTGATATTAGGGTCAATCGTTTTTTGGTGCAGGGTGAAGGCAATATAAAATACACTTATAATAATGGCTTGATTGCTACTGACGCAAAGCTTGCATCAATGAATTTCCTTAGTGCTTTAGAAAAAATCCCCAGCTATATTGAGCAGGAACAAAAGAAAATTACCGAACTGAAAAAAGACCTGCCTATACTTCAGGAAGTGGTTAACGGTACGTGGACAAAGGAAAGCAGGTTGAGTGAACTGAAAACGGAATTGGCGTCCATTGACAGGAAGATACAATTATCTATTGCTCCAGAACATAAAGAGCAGGATTTAGAAGAGCTGGTAGTACCCATTAAAAGCAGTGATGCTCTGGTTCAGGAAAGACCATCTGTTCGCTTAAAGGGGACTTGA
- a CDS encoding DUF1896 domain-containing protein, whose protein sequence is MNTQQKDLSYFRLRLQELLTISFPEKAYDVKFIDQRSSWASNAYEDAFRAGNPINQCDHIADYVLFEGLHFSKFDTLFQVVCNEFDARMADEELRPFALKMLPICYPVFTNYKLTDDFAYTTEFDLLYTELTGTIAIWIEEHGLQ, encoded by the coding sequence ATGAATACACAGCAAAAAGACCTGTCATATTTCAGGTTACGACTACAAGAATTATTAACTATAAGCTTTCCCGAAAAAGCGTATGATGTTAAATTTATTGACCAGCGTTCAAGTTGGGCTTCCAATGCTTATGAAGATGCTTTTCGAGCAGGAAACCCAATAAACCAATGTGATCATATTGCCGATTATGTCTTATTTGAAGGATTGCACTTTTCAAAATTTGATACCCTTTTTCAAGTAGTCTGCAATGAGTTTGATGCGAGAATGGCAGATGAAGAATTACGACCGTTTGCCTTAAAGATGTTGCCTATTTGCTACCCTGTTTTTACAAACTACAAATTAACGGATGACTTCGCCTATACAACGGAGTTTGATTTGCTCTATACGGAACTGACAGGAACCATAGCAATATGGATAGAGGAACATGGGCTTCAGTAA
- a CDS encoding ORF6N domain-containing protein encodes MSDSIITRPEIENRIYTIRGQQVMLDSDLARIYQVETKVFNQTVKRNTDRFPESFCFQLTQDEFDAINLRSQFVTSSLNYGGRRYLPYVFSEQGIAMLSAVLRSNIAIKVSIEIMNAFVEMRKILVNNAALFHRLDKIELKQIDADQKFEEIFKALESGKLYSEKGIFYNGQIFDAYAFVSDIIRSAQSSIILIDNYVDDTVLTLLGKRNSDVTATIYTKSISNQLRLDVQRYNSQYPLIEVEVFSDVHDRFLIIDNTELYHIGASLKDLGKKWFAFSRMDIEVGRMLQILAI; translated from the coding sequence ATGAGTGATTCTATCATTACCCGTCCGGAAATTGAGAACCGCATTTATACTATAAGAGGACAACAGGTTATGCTCGACAGTGATCTCGCAAGGATTTATCAGGTAGAAACCAAAGTCTTTAATCAGACTGTAAAGCGTAATACAGACCGCTTTCCTGAATCCTTTTGTTTTCAATTGACACAGGATGAATTTGATGCAATTAACTTGAGGTCACAATTTGTGACCTCAAGTTTGAATTACGGGGGAAGACGTTATCTGCCTTATGTTTTTTCCGAACAAGGAATTGCGATGCTTTCAGCTGTACTCCGTAGCAATATTGCCATAAAAGTAAGCATCGAGATAATGAATGCCTTTGTGGAAATGCGCAAGATACTTGTTAATAACGCAGCCTTGTTTCATCGACTGGATAAGATTGAACTGAAACAGATAGATGCAGACCAGAAATTTGAAGAAATCTTTAAGGCACTGGAAAGCGGAAAGTTGTACAGTGAAAAGGGCATTTTCTATAATGGGCAAATTTTTGATGCCTATGCTTTTGTTTCCGATATTATCCGCAGTGCCCAAAGTTCCATTATCCTTATTGATAATTATGTAGACGATACTGTGCTAACCTTGTTGGGTAAGAGAAATAGTGATGTTACCGCAACAATCTATACTAAAAGCATAAGTAATCAGTTACGGCTAGATGTGCAACGATATAACAGTCAATATCCCCTGATTGAAGTTGAGGTTTTTTCGGATGTCCATGACCGTTTTCTCATAATTGATAATACTGAACTCTACCACATAGGAGCATCATTAAAAGATCTGGGTAAAAAATGGTTTGCATTTTCGAGAATGGATATTGAGGTTGGCAGGATGCTCCAAATTTTAGCCATTTAG